The genomic interval GACGTTCAAAGAATTCATCATATTCCCTGGAAGACGGCGGAAATTCATCCAGCACGGTTTCAAGAAATACCCGTCCATTGTCTTCCAGCGCTTCCAGGAGCAGAACATCGTCATAGCCCTTTTGATCAGGTTCAATGAAAAAGATATCAAGGAAAACCGAGCGTTCCCGTTCATTCTGATTTTGTATGCGGGAAAAAGCGTTCAGAAGATCCGCTTCTCGATAGCGGGGAAAGGGCCATTTACCGAATTGACTCAATGAATTGAAATCGATGGCAACTATCAGAATGTCGTCGGATATCCTTGAATCAAATTCTTCCTGTGAAACCCCTTCCTGAATGCTTTCCCGATGTGTAATATTCTTAAAACCAAAATGAACATCCAGCATCTGCTCTTCAATATTGCTGAATATGCTGGTACCTTCATTGAGCAGAAGGATTATGGCAAAAAGAAAAAAACCGATCAGAAACCCAAAATATTTAGTCTCCATAAATTTAGTTCTTCTTTTTTTGCTGCGTTTCATCCCTCTGCCCCTTTAAGAACGGAAGTGTTTAGTTGGAAATATTCAGTTCAATTATACGGCTTCGCGCCAGCTTTGTCCAATTACTCTGGGGGTAGCGCTCAATAAGCTCGTTATATGCATTAACAGCGTCATCTTCTGATTTCTGCTCCTCCAAACGGCCAAAAGAAAATATGGATCGGGGAGCCAGGGCTGTGTTTGGATACTCACTGGATATCCTGCGGTAGTTTTCCCGTGCCTTTTCTATTTCGCCGAGTTCTTCGAAGGCTGCGGCAGCATTATAAAGGGCGATGGGGGCAAGGTAACTCCGTTCATACTGTGCAGCAAGAGCAAGGTATTTCTCTGAAGAATTTGCCCACTCTTCATTTTTATAATAGAAATCTCCCATCATGAATAAGCCCCTTTGATGGGCGTACGTTCCTGAATAGTCCTTTTCGATTTCACTGAAGATTTGCTCTACATCTTCGCCGATGCTCCTGCGCTTTTCAGTAGCGGCATTATTCCATTGAGAATAGATTTCTTCAAACTCTATAAGACTCGCAATGGCTTTTTTACTTTTTGCCGATGATATGCCGTTCAGAATACCCAAAACAAGTAAAATAGTCAGTATCCCCGCCAGCGCGATGAGTAGAACTTTTTTCCTTTTCTGTATCCACTGAGCAATTCTGGCCCCTAGCTTCAGTTTTTCCTGATTTTCCATTTCAGTACTCCTCGTTTTCGTTGGTCATATTAATATTAAGCTCTTTTATGAGTCGTGATAAATAGGTTCTCTGTATCCCCAGCTCTCTTGCTGCGTGCTTTTGAACTCCACCGTTTTTCTTAAGGGTGTCCGCGACAAAATGCCGTTTGAACAGATTTATTGCTTCTTTTAAAGTCCTTCCCTGATACAAAACCGGGCTTTCGGCACCATCCTGCATAAGCATTAAATCGTCGGCTTGAAGTGTTTCATTAGCGGATAAAACGACTGCCCGTTCAATGACGTTCTGTAATTCCCGGACATTACCGGGCCATTCGTACCGCATTAAGATATCCATTGCTTCAGAAGAAAATCCGCTTATTCGCTTGTTCATCTCCCTACTGTACAATGTAAGGAAATGGTCGGCAAGTAAAGGAACATCTTCCTGACGATCCCTCAAAGGTGGTACCGTAATAGGCAAAACATTCAGCCGGTAATAAAGGTCCCGGCGGAAACTGTTGTTTTCGATGGATTTTGACAGATTCCGGTTTGTGGCAGCAATAATGCGAACGTCCGAACTCATTGGCTCCGAGGACCCTACCCGCTCAAAAATCCTACTCTGCAGTACCCGCAGTAGCTTAGCCTGCACATTTATGGGTACTTCCCCGATTTCATCAAGAAAAATTGTACCCCCATCGGCGAGTTCAAAACGTCCGCGCCGGTCCTGTGCAGCATCAGTGAATGCTCCTTTTACGTGACCGAAAAGCTCACTTTCAATGAGACTTTCAGGTAATGCGGCACAATTCACACGAATAAAAGGTCCATTCCTGCGGTGGGAACTCTGGTGTATCTGCTCTGCTATCAACTCCTTACCAACGCCGCTCTCACCGGTAATTAAAACCGAACTGTCTGTTGCTGCTGCTTTATGGGCAATAGTCAGACAGTTGCAAATTGCCTCGCTATTGCCGACAAAGGTTGAATACTTCTTCTCATCAATCTGTCCGCGAAGAAATGAGACCTCGTTCTGAACCAACTGGAAACTCCTGGCATTCACAATAGCCAGAGCGGCCTGATTGGCAAAGATTTCCAGCCATTCCAGGTCTCCCTGTTCAAAAAGTTCTCCTTCGGTTTTGTTAATAATCTCTATTACCCCGACGCATTGCTCCTTTATCCGCATTGGAACTGCAAGGATTGATCTGGTAGCAAATCCAACCTGTTGGCTTATGTCAGCATAAAAACGGTCATCTTTCGCTACATCATTTACAATAAGACTGCGGTTATTCTGGGCTACCCAGCCGGCGATTCCTTCTCCAAGGTTCAGGGAATACTGCTGCACATCCGGCCCCTTTGAGCCCAGGGAAATCTCGAAATAGAGTTTGTTGTTTTCGGAGTTGAGCAGCAATAAAGAAGACGCCTCACCAGCGGTGAGGCGCGTCGCCGATTCCAGGATCCGTGTAAGCAGAG from Marispirochaeta sp. carries:
- a CDS encoding tetratricopeptide repeat protein, with protein sequence MENQEKLKLGARIAQWIQKRKKVLLIALAGILTILLVLGILNGISSAKSKKAIASLIEFEEIYSQWNNAATEKRRSIGEDVEQIFSEIEKDYSGTYAHQRGLFMMGDFYYKNEEWANSSEKYLALAAQYERSYLAPIALYNAAAAFEELGEIEKARENYRRISSEYPNTALAPRSIFSFGRLEEQKSEDDAVNAYNELIERYPQSNWTKLARSRIIELNISN
- a CDS encoding sigma 54-interacting transcriptional regulator, with protein sequence MLSRNIDAGKFETLIEINTLINSDYSDPKALLTRILESATRLTAGEASSLLLLNSENNKLYFEISLGSKGPDVQQYSLNLGEGIAGWVAQNNRSLIVNDVAKDDRFYADISQQVGFATRSILAVPMRIKEQCVGVIEIINKTEGELFEQGDLEWLEIFANQAALAIVNARSFQLVQNEVSFLRGQIDEKKYSTFVGNSEAICNCLTIAHKAAATDSSVLITGESGVGKELIAEQIHQSSHRRNGPFIRVNCAALPESLIESELFGHVKGAFTDAAQDRRGRFELADGGTIFLDEIGEVPINVQAKLLRVLQSRIFERVGSSEPMSSDVRIIAATNRNLSKSIENNSFRRDLYYRLNVLPITVPPLRDRQEDVPLLADHFLTLYSREMNKRISGFSSEAMDILMRYEWPGNVRELQNVIERAVVLSANETLQADDLMLMQDGAESPVLYQGRTLKEAINLFKRHFVADTLKKNGGVQKHAARELGIQRTYLSRLIKELNINMTNENEEY